A window of the Rhodoferax sp. GW822-FHT02A01 genome harbors these coding sequences:
- a CDS encoding inorganic phosphate transporter, translated as MEHVQTALWVVMLLVALAFIFDFMNGFHDAANSIATVVSTGVLKPGQAILFAAFFNFVAIFVFHLSVAATVGKGIVQPGVVDTHVVFGALVGAISWNVITWYYGIPSSSSHALIGGIVGAVIGKSGAGSLVAAGIWKTVVFIFVSPLLGFVLGSLMMVIVAWTFRRMRPSKIDKWFRRLQLISAGAYSLGHGGNDAQKTIGIIWMLLIATGYVSATDTSPPTWAIVCCYMAIGAGTMFGGWRIVKTMGQKITKLKPVGGFCAETGGALTLFLATAIGVPVSTTHTITGAIVGVGSTQRASAVRWGVAGNIVWAWVLTIPASAFVAAIAYWISLQVF; from the coding sequence ATGGAACATGTACAGACAGCCCTTTGGGTGGTGATGCTGCTGGTTGCGCTGGCGTTTATTTTCGACTTCATGAACGGTTTTCACGATGCGGCCAACTCCATTGCTACCGTCGTTTCCACCGGTGTTTTGAAGCCGGGTCAGGCCATTCTGTTTGCGGCCTTCTTCAACTTTGTGGCGATTTTCGTATTCCACCTGAGTGTGGCGGCCACAGTGGGTAAAGGCATTGTGCAACCCGGTGTGGTGGATACCCATGTGGTGTTCGGCGCATTGGTGGGCGCCATCAGTTGGAATGTCATCACTTGGTATTACGGAATTCCCAGCAGTTCTTCACATGCGCTGATCGGCGGCATTGTGGGAGCAGTGATTGGAAAATCGGGTGCTGGTTCTCTGGTGGCAGCCGGCATCTGGAAGACCGTGGTGTTCATTTTTGTGTCGCCCCTGCTGGGATTTGTTCTGGGCTCGTTGATGATGGTCATAGTGGCCTGGACCTTCAGGCGCATGCGGCCTTCGAAAATCGACAAGTGGTTCCGCCGGTTGCAGCTGATTTCGGCTGGTGCCTATAGCCTGGGCCACGGCGGCAACGATGCACAGAAGACCATTGGCATTATCTGGATGCTGCTGATCGCAACTGGTTATGTTTCAGCCACCGATACCTCGCCTCCCACTTGGGCCATTGTGTGCTGCTACATGGCCATTGGTGCCGGCACCATGTTCGGTGGATGGCGCATCGTCAAGACCATGGGTCAGAAGATCACCAAACTCAAACCGGTAGGCGGCTTCTGCGCCGAAACCGGTGGGGCGCTGACATTGTTCCTGGCCACCGCCATTGGCGTGCCGGTGTCCACCACCCACACCATCACTGGAGCCATTGTTGGTGTGGGCTCCACCCAGCGTGCCAGCGCCGTGCGTTGGGGTGTGGCTGGCAACATCGTGTGGGCCTGGGTGCTCACCATTCCCGCCAGCGCATTTGTGGCAGCGATTGCTTACTGGATCAGCCTGCAGGTATTCTGA
- a CDS encoding N-acetyltransferase family protein has protein sequence MTTIRPATENDIPVITAIYRHHVLNGTGTFETTPPEEKEMAGRRADVLARNLPYLVLEENSIVRGFAYCNWFKPRPAYRFSAEDSIYLAPDAAGKGYGRLLLTELMAQAERAGVRKMLAVIGDSQNLGSIGVHRNCGFTHIGVMRSCGWKFDRWLDVVLMERSLGLGDSTAPAP, from the coding sequence ATGACCACCATTCGACCCGCTACCGAGAACGACATACCTGTCATCACGGCCATTTACCGCCATCACGTGCTGAATGGAACCGGCACTTTCGAGACCACACCCCCTGAAGAAAAGGAAATGGCAGGACGCCGGGCCGATGTCCTCGCCAGGAATCTGCCCTATCTGGTTTTGGAAGAAAACTCCATCGTTCGGGGCTTTGCCTATTGCAACTGGTTCAAGCCGCGCCCGGCCTATCGCTTCTCTGCGGAAGACTCCATTTACCTAGCCCCGGACGCCGCAGGCAAGGGCTACGGGCGTTTGCTGCTGACCGAACTGATGGCGCAGGCAGAGCGTGCGGGTGTACGCAAAATGCTGGCGGTCATTGGTGACTCACAAAATTTGGGCTCCATTGGCGTGCACCGCAATTGCGGTTTCACCCACATAGGCGTGATGCGCAGTTGTGGCTGGAAATTTGATCGCTGGCTGGATGTGGTTCTGATGGAGCGCAGCCTGGGATTGGGCGACAGCACGGCGCCCGCGCCATGA
- the rpsP gene encoding 30S ribosomal protein S16 yields MVVIRLSRGGAKARPFFNIVVADKRTRRDGRFIERIGFYNPIATANEESIRIAQDRLTYWRGVGAQASPTVERLILQAAKKAA; encoded by the coding sequence ATGGTCGTCATTCGACTCTCTCGCGGTGGTGCAAAAGCACGCCCATTCTTCAACATTGTTGTGGCAGACAAGCGCACCCGTCGTGACGGACGCTTCATCGAGCGCATCGGTTTTTACAACCCGATCGCCACTGCCAACGAGGAAAGCATCCGCATTGCGCAGGATCGCCTGACCTACTGGCGCGGTGTGGGTGCGCAAGCTTCCCCTACGGTGGAACGCCTGATCCTCCAAGCTGCCAAAAAAGCAGCTTGA
- the rimM gene encoding ribosome maturation factor RimM (Essential for efficient processing of 16S rRNA) translates to MLAGLESAEMPADAIEVGRIADAWGIKGWFKVLPYSADPEALFSSKRWFLLPTEKGAKTFEGCVRLVIKEAKEHSDSVVASAQDVPDRTAAEALRGARIFVPRASFPTAAADEYYWVDLLGLDVVNRQDEPLGTVRELLSTGPQTVLVLEYLEEGKPKERMIPFVSAYVDDVDLSARRIRVDWQTDY, encoded by the coding sequence ATGCTTGCCGGACTCGAATCTGCTGAAATGCCAGCAGATGCCATCGAGGTGGGAAGAATTGCGGATGCGTGGGGTATCAAGGGCTGGTTCAAGGTATTGCCCTATAGCGCAGACCCGGAAGCGCTGTTCTCCTCCAAGCGTTGGTTTTTGTTGCCCACAGAAAAAGGTGCCAAAACCTTTGAGGGGTGCGTACGCTTGGTCATCAAAGAAGCCAAGGAGCACTCGGACTCCGTCGTAGCGTCGGCGCAGGATGTGCCGGACCGCACCGCTGCGGAGGCCTTGCGTGGCGCACGCATATTTGTTCCCCGCGCCAGTTTCCCCACGGCAGCTGCCGATGAGTATTACTGGGTAGATTTGCTGGGTCTGGATGTCGTCAATCGCCAGGATGAGCCACTGGGAACCGTGCGCGAACTGTTGTCGACCGGACCACAAACCGTGCTGGTGCTGGAATACCTGGAAGAAGGCAAACCCAAGGAACGCATGATTCCCTTTGTGTCGGCCTATGTAGATGATGTGGATCTGTCAGCACGGCGCATCCGTGTCGACTGGCAGACTGACTACTGA
- the trmD gene encoding tRNA (guanosine(37)-N1)-methyltransferase TrmD: MRFDVITLFPELFAPLLTTGITRRAFESGQVDVQLTNPRDFAEGAYRRVDDRPFGGGPGMVMMAEPLAQTLSHIREQRQTQAPVVLFSPIGKVLDHALVSEFATGEGAILLCGRYEGLDQRFIDAHVDMQVSLGDFVLSGGEIAAMALLDAVARLQPGVLGDPMSHHQDSFNPALDGLLDCPHYTRPEVWGGVAVPEILLSGHHVNIERWRREKRLALTARNRPDLLVRARSEGRLTPQDEQYLSKVSPSLL; the protein is encoded by the coding sequence ATGCGCTTTGACGTCATCACGCTCTTTCCCGAACTGTTCGCGCCCTTACTGACCACAGGCATCACACGTCGCGCCTTTGAGTCTGGGCAAGTGGATGTACAGCTGACCAATCCCCGGGATTTTGCAGAAGGCGCCTATCGGCGTGTCGATGACCGCCCCTTTGGTGGCGGGCCTGGCATGGTCATGATGGCCGAGCCGCTTGCACAAACCCTGTCTCACATTCGCGAGCAACGCCAGACCCAGGCTCCGGTGGTCCTTTTTTCACCTATTGGCAAGGTTCTGGACCACGCGCTGGTGTCCGAGTTTGCTACCGGAGAAGGCGCCATTCTGCTGTGTGGCCGCTACGAAGGGCTGGACCAACGGTTCATCGATGCCCATGTGGACATGCAGGTAAGTCTGGGTGACTTTGTGCTGTCGGGCGGTGAAATTGCGGCCATGGCACTCCTGGATGCCGTTGCCCGGCTGCAGCCAGGAGTCTTGGGCGACCCCATGAGCCATCACCAGGACAGCTTCAACCCCGCGCTGGACGGGTTGCTGGATTGTCCCCATTACACCCGCCCTGAAGTCTGGGGTGGTGTAGCGGTTCCTGAAATTCTGCTGTCTGGCCACCATGTCAACATCGAGCGTTGGCGCCGTGAAAAGCGTCTTGCCCTGACAGCGCGCAATCGTCCCGATCTCCTGGTGCGGGCCCGCTCGGAGGGTCGCCTCACACCGCAGGACGAGCAATACCTTTCCAAGGTGTCACCAAGCTTGCTATAA
- the rplS gene encoding 50S ribosomal protein L19 produces MANIIQALEQEEIARLGKTIPDFAPGDTVVVNVNVVEGNRKRVQAYEGVVIAKRNRGLNSGFIVRKISSGEGVERTFQTYSPLIASIEVKRRGDVRRAKLYYLRDRSGKSARIKEKLPAKKTAA; encoded by the coding sequence ATGGCCAACATCATTCAAGCACTCGAGCAGGAAGAAATCGCCCGTCTCGGAAAAACCATCCCCGACTTTGCTCCCGGTGACACCGTAGTCGTTAACGTCAACGTGGTTGAAGGCAACCGCAAGCGCGTCCAGGCCTATGAAGGCGTCGTGATTGCCAAGCGCAACCGCGGTCTGAACAGCGGCTTTATCGTCCGCAAGATCTCCAGCGGCGAAGGCGTGGAGCGTACGTTCCAAACCTACAGCCCGCTGATTGCCAGCATCGAAGTCAAACGCCGTGGTGACGTGCGCCGCGCCAAGCTGTACTACCTCCGTGACCGTAGCGGCAAGTCTGCACGTATCAAGGAAAAGCTGCCAGCCAAGAAGACTGCCGCATAA
- a CDS encoding CoA pyrophosphatase → MAHIPPFKPQDVPVHSVDSHLPAPLPTHLEPQALRERFASQHVWTPEVRKEAKFVEREPTHASVLIPLVKRERLHVLLTLRPVHMNSHSGQIAFPGGKADPEDKDAIATALREAREEVGLEPQFVEVIGTMPIYTTGSGFIVTPVVALVEPTFELRPNAAEVADVFEVPLDFLMNPAHHRHHVIDLDGVTRRWLSMPFKDGSAERFIWGATAGMLRNFYRFVLD, encoded by the coding sequence TTGGCCCATATTCCCCCTTTCAAGCCGCAAGACGTACCTGTGCACTCGGTGGACAGCCATTTGCCTGCCCCGTTGCCGACGCATTTGGAGCCTCAGGCCTTGAGAGAGCGCTTTGCCTCGCAGCACGTGTGGACGCCTGAGGTGCGCAAGGAAGCCAAATTTGTGGAGCGTGAACCCACACATGCTTCGGTACTTATTCCGCTGGTGAAGCGCGAGCGATTGCATGTTCTTTTGACGCTTCGCCCCGTCCATATGAACAGCCATTCCGGGCAAATTGCGTTTCCTGGCGGAAAGGCGGACCCAGAAGACAAGGACGCCATTGCCACCGCCTTGCGTGAAGCACGGGAAGAGGTAGGTCTGGAGCCGCAGTTCGTGGAAGTCATTGGCACCATGCCGATCTACACCACCGGCAGCGGTTTCATCGTGACGCCGGTAGTGGCCCTTGTGGAGCCCACGTTCGAGCTGCGCCCCAATGCGGCAGAAGTCGCCGACGTATTCGAGGTGCCGCTGGACTTCTTGATGAATCCGGCCCATCACCGGCATCACGTCATTGACCTGGACGGGGTAACGCGGCGCTGGCTGTCCATGCCCTTCAAGGATGGCAGCGCGGAACGTTTCATCTGGGGCGCAACAGCCGGCATGTTGCGCAACTTTTACCGCTTTGTGCTGGACTGA
- a CDS encoding CobD/CbiB family protein: MSFISILFALLLEQARPLGQMNPVHNANRGWVRWVMRNFDTGKAHHGWLTWSLAVVFPALLACGIYWLLVWTLGWVAAVVWNIAVLYVTLGFRQFSHHFTLIRDALYSGDEAQARQKLAEWMRIDASELPRSEIVRHVIEYSAISAHRHVFGVLAWYSVLAAIGLGPAGAVFYRIAEYVGRYVNRSLLPTDLSVSPSFQGSANRAWYLADWVPVRLTALGFAFVGSFEEAVDSWRQYAARYPEDNDGVILAATAGAINVQLGEPEEIGGDQQVPQSVHLRAFVGLVWRTVVMWMVILVLLSLARLLG; encoded by the coding sequence ATGAGTTTTATCTCTATTCTTTTTGCGCTGTTACTGGAACAGGCACGGCCTTTGGGGCAGATGAATCCCGTGCACAACGCCAACCGTGGCTGGGTGCGTTGGGTGATGCGCAACTTCGACACGGGCAAGGCACATCATGGCTGGCTGACCTGGTCGCTGGCTGTAGTCTTTCCGGCTCTGCTGGCCTGCGGCATCTATTGGCTGCTGGTATGGACGCTGGGTTGGGTCGCTGCCGTAGTCTGGAACATCGCCGTGTTGTATGTGACGTTGGGTTTTCGTCAATTCAGCCACCACTTCACTTTGATCCGCGATGCGCTTTATTCGGGCGATGAAGCACAAGCACGCCAGAAGCTGGCGGAGTGGATGCGCATAGACGCCAGCGAGCTGCCGCGCAGCGAAATCGTGCGGCATGTCATCGAGTATTCGGCCATATCGGCGCACCGCCACGTGTTCGGCGTGCTGGCGTGGTATTCGGTGCTGGCCGCCATAGGGCTGGGCCCTGCGGGCGCGGTGTTCTACCGCATCGCCGAGTACGTTGGCCGCTATGTCAACCGCTCTTTGCTGCCCACCGATCTGTCGGTAAGCCCGTCCTTTCAGGGTAGCGCCAACCGGGCCTGGTATCTGGCCGACTGGGTGCCTGTGCGGCTCACTGCGCTGGGCTTTGCGTTCGTGGGTAGTTTTGAGGAAGCGGTGGACAGCTGGCGCCAATATGCGGCGCGCTACCCGGAAGACAACGACGGCGTCATCCTGGCGGCGACTGCCGGAGCCATCAATGTGCAGTTGGGTGAGCCGGAAGAAATAGGCGGTGACCAGCAAGTACCTCAGTCGGTGCACCTGCGTGCATTTGTCGGCCTGGTGTGGCGTACCGTGGTGATGTGGATGGTGATTCTGGTGCTGCTCTCTCTGGCCCGCCTGCTGGGCTGA
- the rsgA gene encoding ribosome small subunit-dependent GTPase A: protein MASPSLEPGLVVAGHGRHVLVETPDGRRLICHPRGKKSQTVVGDRVLWQATQDEGTIEKVLERRNLFYRQDEIRTKSFAANLDQVLVLIAAEPEFSESQLSRALIAAEAEKIQPIIALNKSDLTEPFGRAWERMAVYRAMGYQVLPLALKPKAGDTTATELADLMPLLQGKTTLILGPSGSGKSTFINRLLPDAQVLTQEISSALNSGKHTTTSTSLYWVGSDKTTAVIDSPGFQEFGLHHIEPMHLASLMPDIKAHAGECKFYNCSHLHEPGCGVRDALARQHISPNRYKIYGDLFAELSQTRY from the coding sequence TTGGCCTCCCCCTCTCTTGAACCCGGCCTGGTCGTTGCCGGACATGGCCGCCACGTGCTGGTGGAAACGCCCGACGGCAGGCGGCTGATATGCCACCCGCGCGGCAAGAAAAGCCAGACCGTCGTCGGCGACCGCGTGCTGTGGCAGGCCACGCAAGATGAAGGCACGATAGAAAAGGTGCTGGAGCGGCGCAACCTGTTCTACCGCCAGGACGAGATTCGCACCAAGTCGTTCGCCGCCAACCTGGACCAGGTGCTGGTGTTGATTGCGGCAGAACCCGAGTTTTCCGAGAGCCAGCTTTCGCGTGCACTGATCGCCGCCGAGGCGGAAAAAATCCAACCCATCATCGCTCTCAACAAAAGCGATTTGACCGAACCGTTTGGCCGCGCCTGGGAGCGCATGGCGGTATACCGCGCCATGGGCTACCAGGTTCTGCCACTGGCATTGAAGCCCAAGGCAGGAGACACGACAGCCACCGAGCTTGCCGACTTGATGCCCCTGCTGCAGGGCAAAACCACATTGATTCTGGGCCCCTCCGGCTCTGGCAAAAGCACCTTCATCAACCGCCTACTGCCCGATGCCCAGGTGTTGACGCAGGAAATCTCCAGCGCTCTGAATTCGGGCAAGCACACCACCACCAGCACCAGCCTGTATTGGGTAGGATCAGACAAGACCACCGCAGTGATCGACTCTCCGGGCTTTCAGGAATTCGGGCTGCATCACATCGAGCCCATGCATCTGGCCAGCCTGATGCCCGACATCAAGGCGCATGCGGGGGAATGCAAGTTCTACAACTGCAGCCATTTGCACGAGCCGGGCTGCGGGGTGCGCGATGCTTTGGCGCGGCAGCACATCAGCCCGAATCGCTACAAGATTTACGGCGACTTGTTCGCCGAGCTGTCACAGACGCGGTACTAA
- a CDS encoding 4a-hydroxytetrahydrobiopterin dehydratase — MSTSTPTTPRRTVLSATQVIAGLAKLDGWKLHGDGSDVAIEKTFHFKNFLRTMAFVNAVAYLAEQQNHHPELLVAYSSCSVRFHTHDVQGITQSDFACAALVDALIPPAT, encoded by the coding sequence ATGAGCACATCAACGCCCACCACGCCACGCCGCACCGTATTGAGTGCCACGCAAGTCATCGCCGGTCTGGCCAAGCTGGACGGCTGGAAGTTGCATGGCGATGGCAGCGACGTCGCCATTGAAAAGACATTCCATTTCAAGAACTTCCTCCGCACCATGGCCTTTGTGAATGCAGTGGCGTACCTGGCCGAACAGCAAAACCACCACCCGGAATTGCTGGTGGCCTACAGCAGCTGCAGCGTGCGCTTCCATACGCATGACGTACAGGGCATTACCCAGTCCGACTTTGCCTGTGCTGCACTGGTGGACGCGCTGATTCCACCTGCGACCTGA
- a CDS encoding M48 family metallopeptidase: MTDDSLFAQLSLGMTIAFAVALVAGLLLKFWLASRQIRHVAQHRGAVPALFADRISLQAHQKAADYTLAQTRFGLLELAWGAVVTLVWTLLGGLSWLNHLLLGVMQPGLAQQVALLGAFAAAGFVIDLPFSLYKTFVLEQRFGFNKVTPALWLQDALKSILIGVVLGAPLATLVLWMMGATGTFWWLWTWGVWMGFNLLMLLLYPTLIAPWFNKFQPLDNAELKDRVTRLMARCGFTSKGFYVMDGSRRSAHANAYFTGFGASKRVVFYDTLLAQLTPDEVDAVLAHELGHFKHRHIIKRIVSMFALSLLGFALLGWLSSQTWFYTGLGVIPNLRGANDALALILFMMVLPLFSTFVSPLFAQLSRKHEFEADAYAMAQTSGADLSSALLKLYQDNASTLTPDPVYVKFYYSHPPATERLGRMQTPFANA, from the coding sequence ATGACAGATGACTCCTTATTTGCCCAGCTTTCCCTGGGGATGACCATTGCCTTTGCCGTTGCCCTGGTGGCGGGCTTGCTGCTCAAATTCTGGCTGGCCAGCCGGCAGATTCGCCATGTGGCCCAACACCGGGGAGCAGTACCCGCGCTATTTGCCGACCGCATCAGTCTGCAAGCCCACCAAAAAGCCGCCGACTACACCCTGGCTCAGACCCGTTTCGGCTTGCTGGAACTGGCCTGGGGCGCCGTGGTGACGCTGGTGTGGACGCTGCTGGGCGGGCTTTCCTGGTTGAACCATCTCTTGCTGGGTGTGATGCAGCCCGGGCTGGCGCAGCAAGTAGCCTTGCTGGGGGCCTTTGCCGCAGCAGGCTTTGTGATCGACCTGCCCTTTTCCCTCTACAAGACCTTTGTGCTGGAGCAGCGCTTCGGCTTCAACAAGGTCACGCCTGCGCTGTGGCTGCAGGACGCGCTGAAGTCCATCCTGATTGGTGTCGTGCTGGGCGCGCCGCTTGCGACGCTGGTGCTGTGGATGATGGGGGCGACCGGCACCTTCTGGTGGCTGTGGACCTGGGGCGTGTGGATGGGGTTCAACCTGCTGATGCTGCTGCTCTACCCCACCCTGATCGCCCCCTGGTTCAATAAATTCCAGCCTCTGGACAACGCGGAGCTCAAAGACCGGGTCACGCGGCTGATGGCGCGCTGCGGATTCACTTCCAAGGGCTTTTACGTCATGGATGGCAGCCGGCGCAGCGCCCATGCCAATGCCTACTTCACCGGCTTTGGCGCGTCCAAACGCGTGGTGTTCTATGACACGCTGCTGGCCCAGCTCACGCCGGATGAAGTGGACGCGGTGCTGGCACACGAGCTGGGGCACTTCAAGCACCGCCACATCATCAAGCGCATTGTTTCCATGTTTGCGCTGAGCTTGCTGGGGTTTGCCCTGCTGGGCTGGCTGAGCAGCCAGACCTGGTTTTATACCGGTCTGGGCGTGATCCCCAATCTGCGCGGTGCCAACGACGCTTTGGCGCTGATCCTGTTCATGATGGTGCTGCCCTTGTTCAGCACGTTTGTGTCCCCGCTGTTTGCGCAGCTCTCGCGCAAGCATGAGTTCGAAGCCGACGCTTACGCCATGGCACAGACCAGCGGAGCAGATCTGTCCTCGGCACTGCTCAAGCTCTACCAGGACAACGCCTCCACGCTGACCCCCGACCCGGTGTATGTGAAGTTCTACTACTCGCATCCTCCAGCCACCGAACGCCTGGGGCGCATGCAAACACCCTTTGCCAATGCCTGA
- the orn gene encoding oligoribonuclease produces the protein MADTNTPLSKSDKNLIWLDCEMTGLEPDHDRIIEIAVIVTSPDLAVRVEAPVYVIHQSDAQLDLMDAWNKGTHGKSGLIDKVKASTTTEAEAEAALLAFVSQYVPANGSPMCGNTISQDRRFLVKYMPKLDAFFHYRNLDVSTLKELAKRWKPEVYASFKKQQRHTALADVHESIDELVHYREHFLKI, from the coding sequence ATGGCTGATACCAACACCCCTTTAAGCAAATCCGACAAGAACCTGATCTGGCTCGACTGCGAGATGACCGGCCTGGAGCCAGACCACGACCGCATCATTGAAATCGCCGTGATCGTCACCAGTCCGGACCTGGCGGTGCGCGTGGAGGCGCCGGTGTACGTCATACACCAGAGCGACGCCCAGCTCGACCTGATGGACGCCTGGAACAAGGGCACCCACGGCAAGAGCGGGCTGATCGACAAGGTCAAGGCATCCACCACGACAGAGGCCGAGGCTGAGGCAGCATTGTTGGCGTTTGTGAGCCAGTATGTGCCGGCCAATGGATCACCTATGTGTGGCAACACCATCAGCCAGGACCGGCGTTTTCTGGTCAAGTACATGCCCAAGCTGGACGCGTTCTTCCACTACCGCAACCTGGATGTGAGCACCCTCAAGGAATTGGCCAAGCGCTGGAAGCCTGAGGTCTATGCATCGTTCAAGAAGCAACAGCGCCACACCGCGCTGGCCGATGTGCACGAGTCCATCGATGAGCTCGTGCATTACCGCGAGCACTTCCTCAAGATCTGA
- a CDS encoding DEAD/DEAH box helicase, whose translation MTDAFEVTGEFAPAENFSNSLDTAVEATSAAETSAAVQADAPEAPNGFVELGLARELVMAVKDLGYTQPTTVQIKAIPLALPTTKAGQKDGYVDLMVSSQTGSGKTAAFLLPVLHTLLAQQAAAEAAERAEYEAACAEAVAKGEAPPKRAKRKDPTNPRNFKAATPGALVVCPTRELAQQVAHDAIDLVKHCRGLRIANIVGGMPYQLQIAKLQNADLVVATPGRLLDLQRSMQIKLDQVQFLVVDEADRMLDLGFSDDLAEINQLTIQRKQTMMFSATFAPRIQQLATRVMREPQRVTIDNPQEKHVNIKQSIFWADNAQHKRKLLDHWLRDTSINQAIVFASTQIECDGLANDLQQDGFSAVALHGALSQGLRNRRLMALRQGQVQILVATDVAARGIDVPTISHVFNFGLPMKAEDYTHRIGRTGRAGRDGLAITFAEMRDRRKIFDIEAYTRQPIKAEVVPGLEPQQRMPQERPAFGGRGRGGDFQPRERKFGGPREGGFGGGNRGGFGGGQGGGFADKGGAGKRDYSGAAREGFSYERKGGFNDRFAGGQGAPRGDFAPRGDFAPRGDAAPRGDFGPRKDFGAPRGDFGAPRGDRKPGFAKPGNGGKVFVPRDAKKRPSRNFD comes from the coding sequence ATGACTGACGCTTTTGAAGTGACAGGCGAATTCGCGCCTGCCGAAAATTTTTCCAACTCCCTGGATACCGCTGTTGAAGCCACATCCGCAGCTGAAACCTCCGCTGCCGTGCAGGCCGATGCACCCGAAGCTCCCAACGGCTTTGTCGAGCTGGGCCTGGCCCGTGAACTCGTGATGGCTGTGAAGGACCTGGGCTACACCCAGCCCACCACGGTGCAGATCAAGGCCATCCCCCTGGCACTGCCGACCACCAAGGCAGGCCAGAAGGACGGCTATGTCGACCTGATGGTTTCCAGCCAGACTGGTAGCGGCAAGACCGCCGCCTTCCTGTTGCCCGTGCTGCACACCTTGCTGGCCCAGCAAGCCGCCGCCGAGGCCGCCGAGCGCGCCGAATACGAAGCTGCTTGCGCCGAAGCCGTGGCCAAGGGCGAAGCTCCCCCGAAGCGCGCCAAGCGCAAGGACCCCACCAACCCACGCAATTTCAAGGCCGCCACACCCGGCGCCCTGGTCGTATGCCCGACCCGTGAACTGGCCCAGCAGGTGGCGCATGACGCCATCGATCTGGTCAAGCATTGCCGCGGCCTGCGCATTGCCAACATCGTGGGCGGCATGCCCTACCAGTTGCAAATTGCCAAGCTGCAAAACGCCGACTTGGTAGTGGCCACGCCGGGCCGTTTGCTGGACCTGCAACGCTCCATGCAAATCAAGCTCGACCAAGTGCAGTTCCTGGTGGTGGACGAGGCCGACCGCATGCTGGATCTGGGCTTCTCCGATGATCTGGCCGAAATCAACCAGCTCACCATCCAGCGCAAGCAGACCATGATGTTCAGCGCCACCTTTGCGCCGCGCATCCAGCAGCTGGCCACCCGCGTGATGCGCGAACCCCAGCGCGTGACCATCGACAACCCGCAAGAGAAGCACGTCAACATCAAGCAGTCCATCTTCTGGGCTGACAATGCACAGCACAAGCGCAAGCTGCTGGACCACTGGCTGCGCGACACCAGCATCAACCAGGCCATCGTGTTTGCCAGCACCCAGATAGAGTGCGACGGCTTGGCCAACGACCTGCAACAGGACGGCTTCTCCGCCGTTGCACTGCACGGTGCGCTCAGCCAGGGCCTGCGCAACCGCCGCCTGATGGCACTGCGCCAAGGCCAGGTGCAAATCCTGGTGGCAACCGACGTGGCCGCTCGCGGTATCGACGTGCCCACTATCAGCCACGTGTTCAACTTCGGCCTGCCCATGAAGGCAGAGGACTACACCCACCGCATCGGTCGTACCGGCCGTGCCGGTCGTGACGGCTTGGCCATCACCTTTGCCGAAATGCGTGACCGCCGCAAGATTTTTGACATAGAGGCTTACACCCGCCAGCCCATCAAGGCGGAAGTGGTGCCCGGCCTGGAACCCCAGCAACGCATGCCGCAAGAGCGCCCTGCCTTCGGTGGCCGTGGTCGTGGCGGTGACTTCCAGCCGCGCGAACGCAAGTTCGGCGGCCCGCGTGAAGGCGGCTTCGGCGGTGGCAACCGCGGTGGATTTGGTGGCGGACAGGGCGGTGGCTTTGCCGACAAGGGCGGCGCAGGCAAGCGCGACTACAGCGGTGCAGCCCGTGAAGGCTTCAGCTACGAGCGCAAGGGTGGTTTCAACGACCGCTTTGCTGGCGGACAAGGGGCACCTCGCGGTGACTTCGCTCCCCGTGGTGATTTCGCGCCGCGTGGCGACGCAGCACCCCGCGGCGACTTTGGTCCCCGCAAGGACTTTGGCGCTCCCCGTGGTGACTTCGGTGCACCACGCGGTGACCGCAAGCCTGGCTTTGCCAAGCCCGGCAATGGTGGCAAGGTGTTCGTTCCCCGCGACGCCAAGAAGCGCCCCAGCCGCAACTTCGACTGA